One Mycolicibacterium pulveris genomic region harbors:
- a CDS encoding cytochrome P450, with protein MSTSALLDRVRLRELFDLRSSYNELSGGAYQDDPYPIWHRLREQGPVLPGVLHELTGCDGAMYFHGLPYPDRPHFTLFDYETGFAAHRNPEIFASSPEPVDLDNGPLGLTNSMLSMDGAQHKRYRALVQPSFLSSNCNWWIDNWISATVDMLIDGFAADGHAELNVDFCAAIPILTITGSFGLPVEQALEVRAALARDPQRVIELIRPVIAARREEPQDDLISVLVQAEITDDDGNTTYLTERELDSFVLLLLGAGSGTTWKQMGTTLTVLLQRPELLDAVRQDRSLLRPAIEESVRWMPTDPMFSRWVMQDTELGGVRIPAGSVVHINIGAANRDPQRWENPDTYDIHRPLRPNLGFGQGAHICLGMHVARAEMAVAISALLDRLPNLRLDPDAEPPRFVGLYERGATAIPVLFDPA; from the coding sequence ATGAGCACCTCTGCTCTGTTGGACCGCGTGCGTCTGCGCGAACTGTTCGACCTGCGCAGCTCCTACAACGAGCTCAGCGGCGGCGCCTACCAGGATGACCCGTATCCGATCTGGCATCGGCTGCGTGAGCAGGGGCCCGTGCTGCCCGGCGTGTTACATGAGCTCACCGGATGTGACGGCGCGATGTACTTCCACGGCCTGCCCTACCCCGACCGTCCCCACTTCACACTGTTCGACTACGAGACCGGCTTTGCCGCACACCGAAATCCGGAGATCTTCGCGTCCTCACCGGAACCGGTCGATCTCGACAACGGCCCGCTGGGACTCACCAACAGCATGCTGTCGATGGACGGTGCGCAGCACAAGCGCTACCGCGCGCTGGTGCAGCCGTCGTTCCTGTCGTCGAACTGCAACTGGTGGATCGACAACTGGATCTCGGCCACCGTCGACATGCTGATCGACGGGTTCGCGGCTGACGGCCACGCGGAGCTCAATGTCGACTTTTGCGCGGCGATCCCGATCCTCACCATCACCGGCAGCTTCGGGCTGCCCGTCGAGCAGGCCCTCGAGGTGCGCGCGGCGCTCGCTCGCGACCCCCAGCGGGTGATCGAGCTGATCCGGCCGGTGATCGCGGCGCGACGCGAAGAGCCGCAGGACGATCTGATCAGTGTGCTGGTTCAGGCGGAGATCACCGACGACGACGGCAACACCACGTATCTGACCGAGCGCGAGCTCGATTCGTTTGTGTTGTTGCTGCTCGGCGCCGGGTCGGGCACCACGTGGAAGCAGATGGGCACGACGCTGACCGTGCTGCTGCAACGCCCTGAGCTGCTCGACGCCGTGCGACAGGACCGCTCGCTGCTGCGGCCCGCGATCGAGGAGTCGGTGCGCTGGATGCCCACCGACCCGATGTTCTCCCGCTGGGTGATGCAAGACACCGAACTGGGCGGTGTGCGGATACCCGCCGGATCGGTAGTGCACATCAACATCGGTGCGGCCAACCGGGATCCGCAGCGGTGGGAGAACCCGGACACCTATGACATCCACCGCCCGCTGCGCCCGAACCTCGGGTTCGGGCAGGGGGCACATATCTGCCTCGGTATGCACGTGGCGCGCGCCGAGATGGCCGTCGCGATCTCGGCGCTTCTGGACCGGCTGCCGAATCTGCGGCTGGATCCCGACGCCGAGCCACCCCGCTTCGTCGGCCTGTACGAGCGCGGCGCCACCGCGATCCCCGTCCTCTTCGACCCGGCCTGA
- a CDS encoding amidohydrolase family protein: protein MSANGDAASYDLNWLISVDDHILEPPNLWVDRVAAKDRDKAPHMEPDENGVDMWVYDGKRYPNSGLSAVVGKTKEEFSPEPLSYAEMRPGCYDAKARIEDMDRAGVLASLCFPTITRFCGQLFMEASDREFGFECLQHYNDWLVEEWCAAAPGRYIPLMLIPMWDPPLAAKEIERMAARGVTTFAFSENPEPLGLPTIHDPSGYWDPVMAAANETGMVASMHVGSSSQLPKICSDAPFMANLTWGASRTSGTMLSWLFSGLFQRYPNLKIALSEGEMGWMPYFLERAEQVLDKQRYWVKRGTKFMGHAGNAADLDTLDIRETFRNHIFGCIIEDRHAIRSIDELGEDNIMCETDYPHSDSTWPDCIEVARSTMKDLPESVQYKLLRGNAEKLYRFTPAEPPELANA, encoded by the coding sequence ATGAGCGCTAACGGCGACGCTGCCAGCTACGACCTCAACTGGTTGATCTCGGTCGACGACCACATCCTCGAGCCACCCAACCTCTGGGTGGACCGCGTCGCCGCGAAGGACCGCGACAAGGCGCCGCACATGGAACCCGACGAGAACGGGGTCGACATGTGGGTCTACGACGGAAAGCGTTATCCGAACTCGGGGTTGAGCGCGGTGGTCGGCAAGACCAAGGAGGAGTTCAGCCCCGAACCGCTGTCCTATGCCGAGATGCGCCCGGGCTGCTACGACGCCAAGGCGCGCATCGAGGACATGGACCGCGCGGGTGTGCTTGCCTCGCTGTGCTTTCCGACGATCACCCGGTTCTGCGGACAGCTGTTCATGGAGGCCAGCGACCGCGAGTTCGGGTTCGAATGCCTGCAACACTACAACGATTGGCTTGTCGAGGAATGGTGCGCGGCCGCCCCCGGCCGGTACATCCCGCTGATGCTGATCCCGATGTGGGATCCACCGCTGGCGGCCAAGGAGATCGAGCGCATGGCGGCCAGGGGCGTGACGACGTTCGCATTCTCGGAGAACCCGGAGCCGTTGGGGCTGCCGACCATCCACGACCCCAGCGGGTATTGGGACCCGGTGATGGCGGCGGCCAACGAGACCGGAATGGTGGCCAGCATGCACGTCGGCTCGTCGTCGCAACTGCCCAAGATCTGCAGTGACGCGCCGTTCATGGCCAACCTGACCTGGGGCGCCTCCCGCACCTCGGGAACGATGCTGTCCTGGTTGTTCAGCGGGCTGTTCCAGCGCTACCCCAACCTGAAAATCGCGTTGTCCGAAGGCGAAATGGGCTGGATGCCCTACTTCCTCGAACGCGCCGAACAGGTACTCGACAAGCAGCGGTACTGGGTCAAGCGCGGCACGAAGTTCATGGGCCACGCCGGCAACGCCGCGGATCTGGACACGCTCGACATCCGTGAGACGTTCCGCAACCACATCTTCGGCTGCATCATCGAGGACCGTCACGCGATCAGGAGCATCGACGAACTCGGCGAAGACAACATCATGTGCGAGACCGACTATCCGCACTCCGACTCCACCTGGCCCGACTGCATCGAGGTCGCGCGCAGCACCATGAAAGATCTGCCGGAAAGCGTTCAGTACAAACTGTTGCGCGGCAACGCCGAGAAGCTGTACCGCTTCACCCCCGCCGAGCCGCCCGAGCTGGCGAACGCATGA
- a CDS encoding SDR family NAD(P)-dependent oxidoreductase, protein MSGGVLDGKSAVVTGAGSGVGRASAVRFAEEGARVVAADIDLDHAKETVRQIEGSGGTAVAVGVDVSVEEQVRSMIAAAVDSFGRLDIVFNNVGIPTPRLGATLEDHTLEDFNRLVAVNLGGVFLCCKHAVLQFKEQGDGGVILNTGSVAGLVAWGGSVYGATKGGVLQLTRAVAIEAAPFGIRVNAICPAAMPLTGFMAAGGLEVDEAQRAGIAEKVGAQHPLGSAITAEDCAEAALYLVSDAARNVTGVALPVDGGYVAR, encoded by the coding sequence ATGAGCGGCGGGGTCCTTGACGGCAAGAGCGCCGTCGTCACCGGCGCCGGCTCGGGAGTGGGCCGGGCGTCCGCGGTGAGGTTCGCCGAGGAGGGCGCGCGGGTGGTGGCGGCCGACATCGACCTCGACCACGCCAAGGAGACGGTCCGCCAGATCGAGGGGTCTGGCGGCACCGCGGTCGCGGTCGGTGTCGACGTGTCGGTCGAGGAGCAGGTCCGGTCGATGATCGCCGCCGCGGTGGACTCCTTCGGCCGGCTCGACATCGTCTTCAACAACGTCGGAATTCCGACCCCGCGGCTCGGCGCCACCCTCGAGGACCACACGCTCGAGGACTTCAACCGGTTGGTCGCGGTGAACCTCGGCGGGGTGTTCCTCTGCTGCAAACACGCCGTGCTGCAGTTCAAGGAGCAGGGCGACGGCGGCGTGATCCTCAACACCGGGTCGGTGGCCGGCTTGGTGGCCTGGGGCGGTTCGGTATACGGCGCGACGAAAGGCGGTGTGCTGCAGTTGACCCGCGCGGTCGCGATCGAAGCCGCGCCGTTCGGCATCCGGGTCAACGCGATCTGCCCGGCGGCCATGCCGCTGACCGGCTTCATGGCGGCAGGCGGCTTGGAGGTGGACGAGGCGCAGCGGGCCGGGATCGCCGAAAAGGTCGGGGCGCAGCACCCACTGGGCAGCGCGATCACCGCCGAGGACTGCGCGGAGGCAGCGCTGTACCTGGTGTCCGACGCAGCACGCAATGTCACCGGGGTGGCATTGCCGGTCGACGGAGGGTACGTGGCGCGATGA